A region of the Penicillium psychrofluorescens genome assembly, chromosome: 6 genome:
GGTCCAGAACTTGTTTATCGAATTGCTAAACAAGTCATATCGGTCTCTTAGTGCTTACGATGCAATCAACGACCAATTGAAGGAACGAGGGTATGTGGTTTGCCAATTTGCCAAATAAGTTAATTAACAAAATACAAACTATTGCAAACACAATGCGAGCTATATATAATGGCTCCCATCTCTCGTCGAGGGCTAACTTACAGATCAACCATTGTTGAACCAGAAGAGATCCACGCAAAATGTCAATCAAGTCAGGCTCAACTTTTGGCGACAAGTTCGCCAACTTTAATATCTTCCAAGCCACCTACAAACAAGTAGGTGGCCACCATATTCGCGCCGACCTGATCATCCCCAAAACATTATCGGCCAATGGACCACGTCCGGTGATTGCCCGCTTCCACGGCGGAGGTTTGGTGAGTACGGAATAGACAAGAGAGGCACACAAAGCTAACAAGTAATTTCCAGACCCGAGGCGATTCCATCTACGCCGACTGGTTCCCATTGTGGGTATTAGAGCTTGCGCAGACACACGGCGCTATCATTGCGTCGGCCAACTACCGGTTCATGCCCGAGGCAACGGGTGTTCAAATCCTAGAGGATGTCGACGACTTTTGGTCATGGCTACATTCTAACAGCTTGAAGGAGGAATTGGCCTCTCAGCCAACCCCCATTgagctcgacctcgaccgGGTCATTGCAGCGGGCGACTCGGCAGGCGGCCTGCTCAGCATCTACCTCGCCCTCACCTACCCCGACCAGCTCCGTGCTGGCACAGCGCAGTATCCTCAGCTCGCTTATGACAAGCCGAACATCTACCCTCCAACACGGAGTTCCTTGGATCGCGAAGTGCCGGAGTCATACATTGACGAATATGTCGCGACTCTCCAGCCGGGAGCCTGCGAGTCCTCTGATCTGGAGTGTAAACGGGCGGATCTGTCATTTGCAATTTCCCGGTATCGCCGAGGTCGTGGATTCTACGTCCATGACTCGGAATCATCGCCGCGTCGGGATCGGCTTTTCCAGCTCCCACGGCTTGATCTGCCCGATGCACGATTGCCGCGGGGTGGCCTGGTGATTATTCACGGCATAGATGACGATGCTGTTATGCCAGCGGCGAGTGAGCGGTTTGTGAACAGGGCTAAAGTGGCCTTGAAAGGGCGCCCCGGCGGTGACAAGGTAGTTTTGTGTCTGCGTCCAGGAGGGCATGGGTTCGATGTGAATGCGTCAGTGCAGGAGAAATGGCTGGAagaggcgctggagaaggcatTAGAGGCGTGGCTGGAGTAGATAGAGTATTTAGTGTGTGCGAAATAGAATTGATGTATCAGAAAAACATACCGGAGTTAGGGCTA
Encoded here:
- a CDS encoding uncharacterized protein (ID:PFLUO_008947-T1.cds;~source:funannotate), producing MSIKSGSTFGDKFANFNIFQATYKQVGGHHIRADLIIPKTLSANGPRPVIARFHGGGLTRGDSIYADWFPLWVLELAQTHGAIIASANYRFMPEATGVQILEDVDDFWSWLHSNSLKEELASQPTPIELDLDRVIAAGDSAGGLLSIYLALTYPDQLRAGTAQYPQLAYDKPNIYPPTRSSLDREVPESYIDEYVATLQPGACESSDLECKRADLSFAISRYRRGRGFYVHDSESSPRRDRLFQLPRLDLPDARLPRGGLVIIHGIDDDAVMPAASERFVNRAKVALKGRPGGDKVVLCLRPGGHGFDVNASVQEKWLEEALEKALEAWLE